Genomic window (Paraburkholderia phenazinium):
GGCGACGCGAAACTGCACGAGGCGCGCTATGCCGAGGACATGCTAAAGAAGGCCGCTGACGCCGGGCAACCTGCGGCTGTTCTTGCGCTGGCGCAGCGGTACCCTGCGCAATGGTTGGAGATTCCTCTGCCTGGCGGGGATATGCTGGGTGACCGCGTGTTTACGCTTGCTGCCCGTGGTCACCCCGCCGCCCTGGCGATGCTCAGCCAGTTGTGCGCTGTCGAAGGCGCATGCGTCGAGCCGCAGTTGACGCGCAACGTGCTGGCACTGCTGCAATTGAGTATCTACAAGACCGGAACGTCTGATGTTAGCCAGTATCTGACGGGGCCTGAGAGCGAGCGGCGAGCCGCTGCCGATCGGGCCGCACAACTACGCGCGAGGTTGAATTGGCCGGCCTGAACGAGAACCTTCGTTAAGATCTGGTGCCCGTCATAGCTAGTACACCTTACGAGAGATGCACACGATGTCGACCGGCCTGTGGCTTTCGTCGGACGAGACGGTTGGACACCGACCGTTTGGCGGCCATCGGGGATGCGAGCGTCGAATCGTCCGAGTTCATCGATCTTTTGGCGGATGCAGGTATGTCGATGGGAGGATCGTACCGATAGAGTATGGGTCGAGAAAGATCTACCGGGGCAGATCAGATTTGTCTAACTTGGGGGCTGCCCGCAACCGGCGCAGCGAATTGCGGCACTTCTATTTTTTAGTTGGGGCGCACATGCGCATCTCCATCGGAACATGGTTCGTCGCTGACTCGAAAGAGAACGAAACCGCATTTCCACAAGTTGGGCAGCGCTCCTCAACCCTCGCCTTTCAGGACGTCTACTGGCGTTGCGTCGCGTGCTTCTACGTCACGAGTGTTGCCAACAATCCGCACGCAAGGCACGTGTTTTATACAAACACCCACATCAGACATGTCGACGGTTTTGACATGCAAGGGCTGTTCGACCGGCTTGGTGTGGAAGTTATCCAGCTTCCCATCACCTACAGGCTCCCGCGAGACAAGGCCAGATCCTGGGGGAATCAGTTTTACATCCTGGACATCATCAAACACATGGCCGGAAACCCGTCCACTGATAAGTTCGTCATTCTCGACAGCGATTGCATCTGGAATTCGAGCGCAGAAAAGCTGAGCAGTGCGCTCGATGAATGTGGATGCCTGATGTACACGCTTGGTAATGAGGAATTCGAAACCAACGCGGCTATCAACGGTATTACGCGGCAGCAGATGCGGGCAGCCCTGAATGACTGGCAAGGCACAAGCACACCAGGCGCATCGGCGGAGGCCGAGGGCGTCGAATATAACGGTGGCGAACTGTTCGCCGCTACGCACGCCGAATGCAAGGTCCTTGCCTCCATGATCGACGATCTATGGCAATGGCAATCTGGACAGCCGGACAAAAAGGGATTTCTTGAGGAAGCTCATTTCCTCAGCATCCTCTATGCGGCTCGCGGATACAAGACGTCGACTGCCAATCCGTTTATCAAGCGGATGTGGACCGCATTCAAGTTCAACAATGTCGAGAAGAAGGATCTCGGCATTGACATATGGCATTTACCTTGCGAAAAGAAAAGCGGGTTCCGTACCGCGTTTGGACAACTGGCGGATGGCAAATTGCCGGACGACCCGTCCCGTTTGAGCGCTTATTTTGCGCACACCATGGGAATTCCTCGGCGCAGCACAGGAAAATTCGTTGCGGACGCCTCGCGGAAGATCAACGAAAAAGCGCAGGCTTTTGTGGGTGCCAGGATTGGGTTGAGGGCGGGGTAAGCAGGGCTAGCGAAGCTTCGTCAAAGAGACGTCGCAAACCGACGCGGTACACCCCACAGGCAACGCCGCTCACGCGAGTTGCGCCGCCATCTGCCGGAGCCGAGGACCGGCGTGGTTATGAAAGCGCTGGATTCCTGCGCACAGGTAGTTAAGCCCCGGCTCTCCGTCAGGCGTACGCAGGAAGCGGTTCTTCGGACACTCCCCCCAGCACAGTTTCAGGTGCTTGCATTGTTTGCAGTAGGTAGGCAACGTGCTCCGCTTCGCATATCCAAACGTCTGCTGACGGGCAGAAAATGCCATCGCGCCGAGATGCTCGTTCTGGATGTTGCCCAGAGCGAAGTCAGGATAGACATAGTGATCGCATGAGTAGGCGGTGCCGTCGTGCTCCACGGCGAGCGCCTTGCCGCAGAACTCAGCCGTCACGCAGGTTTGTGCCGGCTGACCCATGGACTGCGCCACGGCGGTCTCGAACACACTGACCAGCACCCGTCCGGCGTCCTTACGGTCCCATTCGTCGAAGGTGCGGCAAAGAAAGTAGCCCCAATCCTGTGGGTCGACGGACCATTCGGTGACGATCGAGTCGGGGTTTCCTGGCCTCGCCGCACTTGAGTCCATCAAAGGCATGGAGTCGAGCGGCCAGTGTTGCGGAGCAACCGTCGTGAAGTCTTTCGGCTCCACGCATGGAATGAACTGCATATAGGTCGAGCCGATCTCGTCGCGCAGAAAGCGGTAGACATCGAGCGGGCGCTTCGCGTTGATGCGGTTGACCACGGTCAGCGTGTTAAATCGCACGCCATGGCGCTTCAGCGCGCCGATCCCGCGCATGACCGAGTCGAACGTGGAGTTGCCTTTCCGGTCCACGCGAAACGCATCGTGAAGCGCGCGCGGTCCATCGATACTGACGCCCACCAGAAAATCGTGCTTCGCGAGGAACGCGCACCAGGCATCGTCGAGCAGTGTGGCATTGGTCTGCAGGTCGTTGACAATGCGTCGCCCCATGAGCCGGTAGCGCGCCTGCAACTCCACGATCAGCTCAAAGAACGCGAGACCTAACATGGTCGGCTCGCCGCCTTGCCAGGAAAACACAATCTCATCGGCGTTCTGCGCCTCGATGTACTGCCTGATATAGCGTTCCAGCATCGACGACTCCATCCGCCGGCCGCGATGTTGATCGAGCAGGTGTTCCTTGTGCAGGTAGTAGCAGTAAGTGCAATCGATATTGCACGTCGAACCCACCGGCTTGGCCATTGCGTGAAAGCGCCCTTTGCGCTCGGGTCTGCACGGCTCTGCGGCGGGCGTTGGATTGAGGCAGGGTAGCGGGCTTGTGCCAGCAGCTTTGCGCACAATAACTTTCATGGGAAGCAGCTCCTTCGGTTCGTGTGCGCCGGCCGCGTGTATGGCGGCCGGCGCACGAGGTGCAGGAATCAGCCGGTTAATCGCCGGCTGCGCTCCCCTTCTGGATCGATTCGAGTCGCTGGCGCAGCGCCTCGACGCGCTGGAACTGCGAATTCCTCACTGGCCCCGTGTAGGACACGCTCTGGACCGGTCGCGGCGGATATTTGATGTAGCTGTCAAGCGACTGCTTCAGAACCTCGTCGAAGATCGGCATGGTCCAGCTCTTTTCAGTCCAGCTGGTCATGAAGATGTCGTAGTGTTCACCCGGATCGGCCTGCAGGTCATAGAGGCGCGGCACGGTCGCGACATATTTGTCCGGACCACGCCAGCCTGTGTGCTCCTCATCGGAGAAGGGCGGGTAATCGCCACGCAGATTGAACACAGCCTTGAACTTTCCGACGCGGATAGCGCCAGGTGCAAGCTCATCTTCGGTCTGGTAGAGCCAGAAGTTACGCCTGGACTTGCCGGTACCCAGCAGAATCGGCGTCATATCGTAGCTGTCGAAGATAGTCGGCTTGCCCTCGCGATCGGTGGTCGGCAAGGTCGCCCCTGCTACGTGTGCAAAGGTAGCCATCAAGTCGAGACCACCGGCGATGTCCCACGACGAACCATAGGGCTTGATGTGCTTCGGCCACCAGGCAATGGCGGGAACGCGGCTGCCGGCTTCCATGTCGGTGCCCTTGGTGCCGCGGAACGGAGTCCATCCGGCATCCGGATACACGTCTTGCCATGCGCCGTTGTCCACGGTGTAGAACACGAGCGTGTTGTCGGCAATGCCCGCGGCACGGATCGCGTCCATCACGCGACCGATACGGGTGTCTAGCTCGACGACCGCGTCGCCGTACTTGGTCTTGACTGCCGATTTCCCAACGAACTCAGGCGCCGGCAGATTAGGCTGATGGTTCTTCGTGAAGTTGATGCTCATGAAGAACGGCTTGCTGTCGTGGGAATGGCCGTTAATGTAGTCAATGGACGCGGTCTCGACACCCTGGTCCAGCGTAGGAATATCCTCGCTGGTGATTTTCCGAACCTCCTGCGCATTTTCACCCGCCTTGCCCTGCAACTCGCCCAATGGCTTCACCTTCTGAATGTCGACCGGCCAGTCGGGATTCCATTTCGAATCGGCGTACGTATAGGCGTTCAGGTGATACAGATAAACGCTCTTCATTTCGTCGTAGCCATGCGCTGTCGGCATCGCGTAGTCGGCTTCACCCAGATGCCATTTGCCGGTGAAGAACGTGGAGTAACCCGCGTTCTTGAGCACGTCGGCCACAGTCACCTCGCCCTTCGGCAGACCGCCACCCTGCCCAGGCGCCGCAACCGTCGTCATCCCGCTGCGGTTCGGCAAGCGTCCGGTCTGCATCGCAGCACGGCCGGGGGTGCAACTCGGTTGTCCATAGAAGTCCCAGAACTGCATGCCTTCGTGCGCCATGCGGTCCAGATTCGGGGTAGGCGCCCCGCGCCCTTCCCCGCCGCCATATACGCCCAGGTCCCCCCAGCCGGTGTCGTCCGAGACGATCAGGACAATGTTCGGTTTCTGGCTGGTCTGCGCCAGTGCCGGTGCGACCCCGGTGCAGATCAACGCGGCCGCCGCGGCGACTCTCAGGAGCGCTGGGTGCCTCGATGCAGGTTTATAAAACATAGATTGCTCCGTTGGAGTTGAAAAAATTGCCTGACACTCGTATTGCTTAGGTTTGCTTCTTATTGACCTCGTGTTAACGAAGCTGTGGTGGTCGCTCCCACCCCGCCCGTACTGATGACAGGCTCGGCCACGACGACGTCGCGAGGTAAAGATTCTGTTTCGCTCTTTTAAATCGGATTGCTAAATGAGTGGCGGCCCTCGCCTCGCGCTCGTCTTCGCTGACATGTCGAAGCGCTTCCGCCTATTTGAAGCTGGCGCCAAGCGACAACTCGACTGCATTGCCCTTGGGACGATTACGGACTTCAAACTCGTTGACCCAGCGCAGGGATGCTGAAACGGGCGTACTACTCCATTTTCCCGACCAGGTGACGACAGGCCCCATGCCGATCGAGTGCCCGCTCGCGCCTCCGGTGACATCGGCCAGTCCACCGTAGTCGTCGCCCAATTGCTGAACCCAACCGCCGATCAGGCCCACGCCCCAACCGCCGGTGAGGCGCTTTAGCGCGAGCAGGTCCAGAACGCTGACGGGGGCGTTGTGATAGTGCGTGGCGTTATTGGCGGTATAGAACTCGACGCCGTAGTTCGCCGACAACTCAATGTCCTGTGAGGGCAGCAGTTTCGTGTACGCAATGGTCGGGACGAACGTCCAGGTGTTCTGTCCAGCATTGGCAAGACGGCTTGCGCTGTAGGCGCCGGTGGGCGCATACATCTGAATGCTCAACGCAATATGATCGACTTTAGTCAGGTGATAACCGGCGACGACCGGGGTAAAGAAGATGTCGGCGAACTGTGTGCCGCTGTCGGCCGGGAGCAGGCCGTGGAACGACGAAACCGACGTGTACTGAACCGGCACGCTGAATGCCGATGCGAAATTCCAGCCGCCCGCGGTGATGCCCCAGCTCTTTGCCACGCTGATCAGGTTGTACGAGATATGGTAATCAAGGCCCATTGAAACGGTGCCGGCAACCGGGATGGCTTTGCTTTTGCCGAGCGAGCCTTCGTAGTAAATGGAGGTGACCGAAACCATCCAGTCCGAGGTGGGCGGCACAATCCCCGCATACGGCGCGATCTGCATGCCCGTGATCGGCCGGCCAATCCCCCCTTCTGTCGCGCTCGCGAGCGACACCCAGCCAAATGCCACCGACGCCACCATCGCCGACAGGCAGCCATACGGCAGGCGCCGCGCTGACAATCCATTCATCTTGCAATCCTTTCCTTCTAGAGCCATTTCTTGATTCGAATAGATATATTTCGCATATCTTATTAATTGGATGAATGGAAACCCCACCGTGTCTGGACGCGCGCCGCGCTATCGCAATTGAGTGCGCGTGCACGGCGGACCCGAACGCTGCCTGCGTACTTCGTCGCGGCCAAACCCTACGGCAACCGGGAGATTGCTCTGTTCGTCGCCAAATACCTGGATTACGTTGAGGCGCCCTCGTGCCGCATAAGCACCACCTGCATCGGCGTTTAATTTTCAGCGACGAATCGGGATTTATCGAACCCCTCGTTTCCCGGCATCATCATGCTGCTCTTTGGGCAAACACGAATTTTGCGGGCCATTCTTCAATAGAGATCAGCACGGAAAGGTCAAGGGGCTCCGAAGTATTGGATTCCACTTCCCCACATGGCAGACTATTAATAACGAAATTTCGATTATTTAACTACGAATCAAACAAATATAAATGGAAATGCCTTTCTCCGTGAATGCAGGAAAAATACGACAATCAATTAGGATCAGTCCTATCGCAGCACGCGCCACGATCTAGCCCCTACGGCTCCGCAGATTTATTTTTAGCTTCTTGCTGCGCCGCCTTCATGTTTTCGAAATGTTAGCAAACACCTTCCTTTTTCGCAACGAGGTTTTATTGCGATAAAGTTGAATTATTTTGTCAAATTTTTATTCAAACGTTAAACAATGTTTCAAATCAAAAAATGGGATATCCATAAAAGAGAAAGAAGAAATTCAACACGTAACCAAATGGATTAAGTCGCTCAATATTGACAGAGAAACGCTGACCCAAGCACTCTTGCGTCAGCGTCAAAGCAATGAAATGTCGGAATGTTCCGGCTTCGAACCGTGTAGTCCATTCCAGGGGCCATCGAGAAGATCGATGTCAAGCGTCGCCTCGTTACGCGGCGCTGAGCGGACCGAACCGTGCCGAAGCTTTCGAAGCGGGACCGGGGGTGTCGCGGGTCGCTAGCGGAACTGAAGGCCGGGGCGGCGTGGCGCGCCCGCTGGACCCGGGAGAGGCCGGGGTCATGTGCCGGGAAAGCCATCAACCGGAACGAGATAAAAAAAACCCCGCTCAAAGGCGGGGTTGATCTTACATTTTTCGGTTACGGGAAATCAGAACGGAATATCGTCATCCATCTCATCAAACCCGCCGCCGGCCGGCGCGCTCGGACGGCTCGAACCACCACCGCCGCTACCCCCACGCGAAGCGCCACCACCCGAAGCCACGCGACCACCACCACCACCACTGCGCTCCGACGGCTCGCGGCTATACCCGCCTTCGTCGCCACCACCACCCATCGCGCCACCACGGCCACCCAGCATCTGCATCTGCTCGGCCACGATCTCAGTGGAATAACGATCCGTCCCATCCTGAGCCTGCCACTTACGCGTACGAATGCGCCCTTCGATATAAACCGACGAGCCCTTCTTGAGGTATTCGTTCACGATCTCGGCCAACCGCCCGAAGAACGAAACCCGGTGCCACTCGGTGGCTTCCTTCATTTCGCCGGACGTCTTGTCCTTGTACCGGTCCGTCGTCGCAAGGCGGATGTTCGCCACTGCGTCGCCGCTCGGAAGATAACGGACTTCCGGATCGGCTCCGAGGTTGCCGACGAGAATGACCTTGTTCACGGATGCCATGAGTTTCTCCTGTTGATTCCGTTGCAGGTGGCGCGGCAACGCACGTTTCACGTCTCAGAACCGGCCGGCCCGAGAGGAAAACTGCGCCTCAGCCGGCCACCGGTGAGTTCTATGATGCCTTCCTGAGCGGCGGCGGCTTCATATTTGCCGCGATTATAAGCCAGCAAAATACCAGCCCGGAGCAGGCGAAGAACACCGCGCTCTGTCCGTCCGCCTTCAGCAGCACACCGCCGAGCACGCCGCCAATGGCGAGGCCGATCGACTGCGTGGTGTTGTACACGCCCGTCGCCGCACCTTTGCGCGAGCCCGGCGCCAGTTTCGACACCAGCGAAGGCTGCGACGCTTCAAGAATATTGAAGCCGAGAAAGTAGACAAACAGGATCCCGGCCACACTCAGAATGGTATGGGGCGCGACGCCCAGCAGCAACTGTCCGATCAGGATAAGACCAATCGCACTGACGAGCACCACCTTCATCTTGCCGCGCTTTTCCGCCGCGATGATCGCCGGGACCATCATCACGAACGACAGCCCCATCACCGGCAAATAAACCTTCCAATGCGACGCGACCGGTAAGCCGCCCGCTTCCAGAATGCGCGGCACCACCAGGAACAGCGCCGTTTGCGTCGCGTGCAGCACCAGCACGCCAAAGTTCAAACGCAGCAACTCGACGTTGTGCAGCACTTCCGAGAACGGTGCGCGCACGTGCACGGGCATGGGCGCGTTCGGCACGATCCAGATCACCACGCCAATCGCCAGAATCGAGAAAATGCCGACCAGCGTGAACAGGCCGCTCATGCCGACCCACTCGAACACGATCGGCGCGCCGACAATCGCCACGGCGAACGACACGCCAATGCTGCCGCCCACCATCGCCATCGCCTTGGTGCGATGCTCTTCGGACGTGAGATCCGCGATAAAAGCGAGCACGGCGGACGACACTGCGCCCATCCCCTGAATCACTCGACCGACGATGATCCACGTCATGTCGTGCGCCCCCGCCGCGACAAAGCTGCCGAGCGCGAAGATCGCGAGCCCGGTGGCGATCACCGGCTTGCGCCCCACCTTGTCGGAAACCCAGCCGTAGAAGATATACAGCAGCGATTGCGTCACGCCGTATGCGCCTAGCGCGATCCCCACCAGCAGGACGTTGTTTCCGCCGGGGATGGTTTTCGCGTAGATCGAGAACACCGGCATGATCATGAAGAGACCGAGCATGCGCAGGGCAAAGATGCCTGCGAGCGACACGGTCGCACGCAGTTCAGGCGCGCTCATGCGTGAAGAGGTTGCGGACGGATTGGACATCGGGAACGTGTTTTGAATAATCTGGACGGCCTCGTGGCCGGGCGACACACCGTCGGGCAGCATACCTCGGGCGGCCTGCCGTGAGCGACCCGCGACCTGCGGCAAAGACCCACAGGCGTCTTGCAGTCGCACCAAAAGGCCCCACCTGCCACCTTTCCTCACGACGCTGAACCGCTGTCTTACAGCTCGCCGCGCGCCTGTCGGGCGCTGTCAGGTAGTCGTAACAGCGGTCTTGAAAAGTCGTTATAGTAGCAGGTTTAGCCTCTTCCTCTTTCCGCCAGTTCGTGGCCAGGCGATGGGATCAACGCGTGGAACAAATCCGTATCCGTGGGGCTCGTACCCACAATCTGAAGAACGTCAGTCTCGACCTGCCGCGTCACAAGCTCATTGTGATTACCGGCTTGTCGGGCTCGGGCAAATCGTCGCTTGCCTTTGACACGCTCTACGCGGAAGGGCAGCGCCGCTACGTCGAGAGCCTCTCCGCGTACGCACGGCAATTCCTGCAATTGATGGAAAAGCCGGACGTCGACCTGATCGAAGGTCTGTCGCCGGCCATCTCCATCGAACAAAAGGCCACCTCGCACAATCCGCGCTCCACGGTCGGCACCGTCACGGAGATTCACGACTACCTGCGCCTGTTGTTCGCGCGGGTCGGCACGCCCTATTGTCCGGACCACGAAATTCCGCTGCAGGCGCAAAGCGTCTCGCAGATGGTCGACGCCGCGCTCGCCCTGCCGGACGACACCAAGCTGATGATCCTGGCGCCAGTGGTGGCGGACCGCAAGGGCGAACACGTCGAACTGTTCGAGGAAATGCAGGCGCAGGGCTTTATCCGCTTTCGCGTGCGTTCGGGCGGCGGCACCGCCAATGAAGAGGTCGCGAAGATCTACGAAGTGGACTCGCTGCCGAAGCTGAAGAAGAACGACAAGCATACGATCGACGTCGTGGTCGACCGTCTGAAAGTGCGCGCCGATATGAAACAGCGCCTCGCGGAGTCGTTCGAAACCGCGCTGCGCCTCGCCGACGGCCGCGCCATCGCGCTCGAAATGGACACCGACAAGGAGCATCTGTTCAGCTCCAAGTTCGCCTGCCCGATCTGCTCGTATTCGCTGCAGGAGCTCGAGCCGCGTCTGTTCTCGTTCAACAACCCGATGGGCGCGTGCCCGGAGTGCGACGGCCTCGGCCAGATCACTTTCTTCGATCCGAAGCGGGTGGTGGCGCATCCGTCGCTGTCGCTCGCGGCGGGCGCCGTGAAGGGCTGGGACCGGCGCAACCAGTTCTACTTCCAGATGCTGCAAAGTCTCGCGGCGTTTTACGAGTTCGACATCGACGAGGCCTTCGAGGATCTGCCGGAGAAGGTCAAGAAGATCCTGCTGTTCGGCTCGGGCAAGCAGACCATCCCGTTCTCGTACATCAACGAACGCGGCCGGGCGTCGATTCGCGAGCACGTGTTCGAAGGCATTATCCCGAACCTCGAGCGCCGCTACCGCGAGACCGATTCGGTCGCCGTGCGCGAAGAACTCGCCAAGTACCAGAACAACCAGGCCTGCCCCGCCTGCGCCGGCACGCGCCTGCGCCGCGAAGCGCGCTTTGTGCGCATCGGCGCGAACAGCGAC
Coding sequences:
- a CDS encoding anaerobic sulfatase maturase, producing MAKPVGSTCNIDCTYCYYLHKEHLLDQHRGRRMESSMLERYIRQYIEAQNADEIVFSWQGGEPTMLGLAFFELIVELQARYRLMGRRIVNDLQTNATLLDDAWCAFLAKHDFLVGVSIDGPRALHDAFRVDRKGNSTFDSVMRGIGALKRHGVRFNTLTVVNRINAKRPLDVYRFLRDEIGSTYMQFIPCVEPKDFTTVAPQHWPLDSMPLMDSSAARPGNPDSIVTEWSVDPQDWGYFLCRTFDEWDRKDAGRVLVSVFETAVAQSMGQPAQTCVTAEFCGKALAVEHDGTAYSCDHYVYPDFALGNIQNEHLGAMAFSARQQTFGYAKRSTLPTYCKQCKHLKLCWGECPKNRFLRTPDGEPGLNYLCAGIQRFHNHAGPRLRQMAAQLA
- a CDS encoding arylsulfatase, coding for MFYKPASRHPALLRVAAAAALICTGVAPALAQTSQKPNIVLIVSDDTGWGDLGVYGGGEGRGAPTPNLDRMAHEGMQFWDFYGQPSCTPGRAAMQTGRLPNRSGMTTVAAPGQGGGLPKGEVTVADVLKNAGYSTFFTGKWHLGEADYAMPTAHGYDEMKSVYLYHLNAYTYADSKWNPDWPVDIQKVKPLGELQGKAGENAQEVRKITSEDIPTLDQGVETASIDYINGHSHDSKPFFMSINFTKNHQPNLPAPEFVGKSAVKTKYGDAVVELDTRIGRVMDAIRAAGIADNTLVFYTVDNGAWQDVYPDAGWTPFRGTKGTDMEAGSRVPAIAWWPKHIKPYGSSWDIAGGLDLMATFAHVAGATLPTTDREGKPTIFDSYDMTPILLGTGKSRRNFWLYQTEDELAPGAIRVGKFKAVFNLRGDYPPFSDEEHTGWRGPDKYVATVPRLYDLQADPGEHYDIFMTSWTEKSWTMPIFDEVLKQSLDSYIKYPPRPVQSVSYTGPVRNSQFQRVEALRQRLESIQKGSAAGD
- a CDS encoding SphA family protein encodes the protein MNGLSARRLPYGCLSAMVASVAFGWVSLASATEGGIGRPITGMQIAPYAGIVPPTSDWMVSVTSIYYEGSLGKSKAIPVAGTVSMGLDYHISYNLISVAKSWGITAGGWNFASAFSVPVQYTSVSSFHGLLPADSGTQFADIFFTPVVAGYHLTKVDHIALSIQMYAPTGAYSASRLANAGQNTWTFVPTIAYTKLLPSQDIELSANYGVEFYTANNATHYHNAPVSVLDLLALKRLTGGWGVGLIGGWVQQLGDDYGGLADVTGGASGHSIGMGPVVTWSGKWSSTPVSASLRWVNEFEVRNRPKGNAVELSLGASFK
- a CDS encoding single-stranded DNA-binding protein, which codes for MASVNKVILVGNLGADPEVRYLPSGDAVANIRLATTDRYKDKTSGEMKEATEWHRVSFFGRLAEIVNEYLKKGSSVYIEGRIRTRKWQAQDGTDRYSTEIVAEQMQMLGGRGGAMGGGGDEGGYSREPSERSGGGGGRVASGGGASRGGSGGGGSSRPSAPAGGGFDEMDDDIPF
- a CDS encoding MFS transporter; protein product: MSNPSATSSRMSAPELRATVSLAGIFALRMLGLFMIMPVFSIYAKTIPGGNNVLLVGIALGAYGVTQSLLYIFYGWVSDKVGRKPVIATGLAIFALGSFVAAGAHDMTWIIVGRVIQGMGAVSSAVLAFIADLTSEEHRTKAMAMVGGSIGVSFAVAIVGAPIVFEWVGMSGLFTLVGIFSILAIGVVIWIVPNAPMPVHVRAPFSEVLHNVELLRLNFGVLVLHATQTALFLVVPRILEAGGLPVASHWKVYLPVMGLSFVMMVPAIIAAEKRGKMKVVLVSAIGLILIGQLLLGVAPHTILSVAGILFVYFLGFNILEASQPSLVSKLAPGSRKGAATGVYNTTQSIGLAIGGVLGGVLLKADGQSAVFFACSGLVFCWLIIAANMKPPPLRKAS